CTGGATCACCGGGATTTCCTTGCTGGCCGATGAACCAGGGCTGCCAGGGGGCGACCGTTGAAATGCAGGGAATTTCCTCGCTTTCGCAGGTCGTGGTCACCGGATTGGTGGTTTCCGGTGTCGAGGCCACAAGCATCAGGTTAATCTCGTCATCAATGATCAATTCACGGGCAACTTCGGCGGCCCGGTTCGGGTTGGACTGGCTGTCCTTGACGATGACTTCGATGTTCAGGCCTTCAGCCTTTGCAGCAGCGTTGAAACCGCTGATGATGAAATTATCCGCTTCGGCAAAGGCTGCGAGTGGGCCTGTCTGCGGGCTAACATAACCCAGTTTGATTGGTGTTCCCTGCGCACGGGCCGGGAGCGCCAAACCGGATGTTCCGGCAACGGCCGCTGCCGCTGCCGAAGTTTTTAGAAAAGTCCTTCTATTCCACATGTTGGTTCCTCCCAGAACAACAGGGTTAAAGTGCCGGACGGGATCCCTCCCAAGCGTCCTGAAGCAGTTGGCGAATGGACACGCGGTCGATGGGACGCGGGTTCCAATACGGGGCCTCTGTCGCGATTTCCGATGCGCGGTCCAGATCGGCTTCGGTTAGCCCAAGATCCTTGAGCGCCTGCGGGGCAGAGATTTCCTTAGAGAAGTCAAAGAGACCCGCGCCGGGTGTTGCACCGAAGAGATCGGCAATCGGCTGAAGTTCGGCAGGTACTGCACCGGCATTAAAACCAACCGTGTGCGGCAACATGATCGCGTGGGTTTCGGCATGCGGGGTGTCAAAGCTGCCGCCGAGGGTGTGGCAAATTTTGTGGTGCAGTGCCATGCCGACAGTGCCGAGCACGGTGCCGCACAGCCAGGCGCCATAAAGCGCATCTGCGCGGGCATCGGCATCCGAACTGTCGGCAACGAGTGCAGGCAAGGACTGCTTAAAGGCGGCCAGCCCCTCGGCTGCCATCAGGCTGGAGACCGGGTTGCGGTCTTGCGCATAAAGAGCTTCAGCCGCATGGGCCATGGCGTTCAGGCCACTTGTCAGGCTCATGCTGAGTGGCAGGCCCATCGTCAGCTCAGGGTCATAGATCACCACTTCCGGCAGGATGCTGTCCCCCCGGACGGTCGTTTTCCGCCCGCCTTCGGTCTGGCCCAGGATCGGTGTAACCTCCGATCCGGCATAGGTTGTCGGGATCACCACTTGCGGCAGGTCGGTTCTGTAGGCGATTGCCTTGCCAAGGCCGGTTGTGGAACCGCCGCCAAGTGACACCACACAATCGGCGCGGGCTGACTTGACCGCTTCCATCGCTTCGTCGGTCACGTCAACGGGAGTGTGCATGGTGGCCTTTGCAAAGACACCGGCGCTCAAGCTGCCTAGCTGGTCGGACAGGCGTGCAGCGTCGCCTTCCTGATGCGGCGTCGACAGGACCAGAGCATTCGAGCAACTAAGTTTTTCGACCCAGTCGCCAATTTCGGAGCGCTTTCCTGCGCCAAAGACGATGTGGGCAGCACTGCCCCGATAGGTGAAGGTCCGGGTCATGAACGCGGCTCCGGCGGCAGTGGATTGAGATGAAATTCAACGTCGAGGCGCAGTACGGTCCTCCCGGTGGCATCGGGTTTGAAGCACCCGATCAGGCCGGGTTTGACGCTGAAGAGGGGATCAGTTCCAAGATTGGGATCGTCCCCGTCGAAGATTTGTGTGGTCAGTGTTTCGTAGTCATCCGCGGACACTTGAAAGTAAATGTGCGCGGGCCGGCACAGCGGGGCTCCCAGCCTTTGAAGAAGATCGCCGAGGGGACCGTCTTTCGGCACTTCGTAACCGGACGGCCGAATCGTGAAGTACGAGACCTTGCCATCGTCTCCAGACACAAAATGGCCGCGCAGATTGTGCTCGGGCTGAAGGTCGGGCTGCTGGTTTTCATAAAAGCCTTGAGCATTTGCCTG
This window of the Roseibium alexandrii DFL-11 genome carries:
- a CDS encoding maleylacetate reductase, which codes for MTRTFTYRGSAAHIVFGAGKRSEIGDWVEKLSCSNALVLSTPHQEGDAARLSDQLGSLSAGVFAKATMHTPVDVTDEAMEAVKSARADCVVSLGGGSTTGLGKAIAYRTDLPQVVIPTTYAGSEVTPILGQTEGGRKTTVRGDSILPEVVIYDPELTMGLPLSMSLTSGLNAMAHAAEALYAQDRNPVSSLMAAEGLAAFKQSLPALVADSSDADARADALYGAWLCGTVLGTVGMALHHKICHTLGGSFDTPHAETHAIMLPHTVGFNAGAVPAELQPIADLFGATPGAGLFDFSKEISAPQALKDLGLTEADLDRASEIATEAPYWNPRPIDRVSIRQLLQDAWEGSRPAL